In Odocoileus virginianus isolate 20LAN1187 ecotype Illinois chromosome 23, Ovbor_1.2, whole genome shotgun sequence, one DNA window encodes the following:
- the MANSC4 gene encoding MANSC domain-containing protein 4 has protein sequence MRVVVVAADVILLLSMGGTSNSLCSPTVFYRDCWIRRFPGLLIDLEESQKLGAQVLRYYYENTGQKCSRNCCLRKDVSCNLAVFFHDPVHDNVNCLHVHCPTLESCILEPGTSAILYNITDGIDPDMLVFEQSLPTYLNTRSSSDTWERLRILKAMYLDKQQTTMINQMLPSIEAPSPTTHQDLLATTNNTRYSKELTTNSWARFIAPNDSITTKINMVSASTDFINNPDKKTVSPFFVPIDTKLSHMPSPSQLNSSKQLLNKTKGYNGRNHTSENEDSAPDGAPVTGAKTWLVPVTLCISVIFLCSCVVILASGCCRKQYGHYKPGQRKSGPRQIKKCASQKEFSY, from the exons ATgcgtgtggtggtggtggcagcagACGTGATACTGCTCCTGAGCATGGGAGGGACCTCAAACTCTCTCTGCTCACCCACCGTGTTCTACAGAGACTGCTGGATCCGTCGCTTCCCAGGTCTTCTGATTGACCTGGAGGAGTCTCAAAAGCTGGGGGCACAGGTCCTGAGGTATTATTATGAAAACACCGGTCAGAAGTGCAGTCGGAACTGCTGTCTTAGGAAGGATG TGTCCTGTAACCTGGCTGTCTTCTTCCACGATCCTGTTCATGACAATGTCAACTGCCTCCATGTTCACTGCCCAACCCTGGAGAGCTGCATATTGGAGCCTGGAACCAGTGCCATTTTATATAACATAACAGATG GTATAGATCCTGATATGCTGGTTTTTGAACAATCACTCCCCACATATCTAAATACCCGTTCTTCATCTGATACATGGGAGAGACTAAGGATTCTAAAAGCCATGTATTTAGATAAACAACAAACCACCATGATAAACCAAATGCTACCATCAATAGAGGCTCCATCACCAACCACACATCAAGATTTGTTGGCAACCACAAATAATACTAGGTATTCCAAGGAATTGACCACAAACTCTTGGGCAAGATTCATTGCCCCGAATGACTCCATTACCACAAAGATAAATATGGTGTCAGCCAGTACTGACTTCATCAACAATCCAGATAAGAAGacagtttctcctttctttgtGCCCATAGACACAAAACTTTCTCATATGCCTAGTCCCTCCCAGCTCAACAGCAGTAAACAATTACTAAACAAAACCAAAGGGTACAATGGCAGAAACCATACTTCTGAGAATGAAGACTCAGCTCCTGATGGGGCACCTGTGACAGGTGCAAAGACATGGCTGGTTCCGGTAACCCTCTGCATCTCCGTCATCTTTCTTTGCTCTTGTGTAGTCATCCTGGCATCTGGGTGCTGTCGAAAGCAGTACGGTCACTATAAACCAGGGCAGAGAAAGTCAGGACCCAGGCAAATTAAAAAATGTGCCAGTCAGAAGGAGTTCTCTTACTGA